In Geobacter anodireducens, a genomic segment contains:
- a CDS encoding hydrolase, translating into MRPESLEFFKTLVEAPSPSGYEQPAQRVFRDYIAPFAQVKTDVMGNVIGLIRGGGDNLPRVMVVGHSDEIGFQVKYIDDNGFIYFAPIGGVDAHLTPGKRVRIHTAKGEVAGVIGKKPIHLMDEEDRRKVVRLDAQYIDIGAADKKEALEYVRVGDPVTFAAGFERLLGDRVACRAFDDKAGSFVVAEVLRAVAESGVKLPVDLYGVSSVQEEIGLRGGATSAYSVNPHVGICVEVDFATDQPDVEKKHNGEVKLGKGPILPRGANINPPLFDLLSSTAEREAIAVQYTGIPRASGTDANVMQISRGGVATALVKLPLRYMHTPVEVISLSDLEQAVRLIVAALPGMAGDFTPL; encoded by the coding sequence ATGCGTCCGGAATCCCTGGAATTTTTCAAAACACTTGTGGAGGCCCCCAGCCCTTCCGGCTACGAACAGCCGGCTCAACGGGTGTTTCGCGACTACATAGCCCCCTTTGCGCAGGTGAAGACCGATGTCATGGGCAACGTGATCGGTCTCATTCGCGGCGGCGGGGATAACCTGCCGCGGGTGATGGTGGTCGGCCACTCGGACGAGATAGGCTTTCAGGTCAAGTACATCGATGACAACGGTTTCATCTATTTTGCGCCGATCGGCGGGGTGGACGCCCACCTGACGCCGGGGAAGCGGGTTCGCATCCATACGGCCAAAGGCGAGGTGGCCGGCGTCATCGGCAAGAAGCCGATCCATTTGATGGATGAGGAGGACCGGCGGAAGGTGGTTCGCCTCGACGCCCAGTACATCGACATCGGCGCCGCCGACAAGAAGGAGGCCCTGGAGTACGTGCGCGTGGGCGACCCGGTCACCTTTGCCGCCGGCTTCGAACGCCTGCTGGGCGACCGGGTCGCCTGCCGGGCCTTCGACGACAAGGCCGGCAGCTTCGTGGTGGCCGAGGTGCTCCGGGCCGTGGCCGAATCGGGGGTGAAGCTGCCGGTTGATCTGTACGGCGTCTCGTCGGTGCAGGAAGAGATCGGGCTGCGCGGCGGCGCCACCAGCGCCTACAGCGTCAATCCCCACGTGGGCATCTGTGTGGAAGTGGACTTTGCCACTGATCAGCCCGACGTGGAGAAGAAGCACAACGGCGAGGTCAAGCTCGGCAAGGGGCCGATCCTGCCCCGGGGGGCCAATATCAATCCGCCTCTCTTTGATCTGCTCTCCTCAACGGCGGAACGCGAGGCTATCGCTGTCCAGTACACGGGCATCCCCCGGGCCTCCGGCACCGACGCCAACGTCATGCAGATCTCCCGCGGCGGCGTTGCCACCGCTCTGGTCAAGCTGCCGCTCCGCTACATGCATACGCCGGTGGAGGTCATCTCCCTCTCCGACCTGGAACAGGCGGTGAGGCTGATCGTGGCGGCGTTACCGGGTATGGCGGGTGACTTCACGCCCCTCTGA